In Drosophila subpulchrella strain 33 F10 #4 breed RU33 chromosome 3R, RU_Dsub_v1.1 Primary Assembly, whole genome shotgun sequence, the following are encoded in one genomic region:
- the LOC119547007 gene encoding methylcrotonoyl-CoA carboxylase subunit alpha, mitochondrial — MYARLLPNLGTSARCFATAANPKVRPINKILISNRGEIACRVIRTARKLGVRTVAVFSDPDEKSLHTQLADEAYRVGEAASSASYLRGSHILDIAKRSGAQAIHPGYGFLSESVEFAELCQREGVIFMGPPSSAIRDMGIKSTSKAIMAAAGVPIINGYHGEDQSDECLQREAQVIGFPLMIKAVRGGGGKGMRIAEKEEDFLTALNSARNESQKSFGDSSVLLERYVRSPRHVEVQVFADQYGDAVYLWERDCSVQRRHQKIIEEAPAPGLSEELRRELGEAAVRAAKAVGYVGAGTVEFILDKEDLSFHFMEMNTRLQVEHPISEMITGTDLVEWQIRIAAGEPLPLKQSEITRRGHAFEARIYAENPRGGFLPGAGPLRYLSTPQPSADVRVETGVREGDEVSVHYDPMIAKLVVWGENRTQALNSLVARLGEYHISGLDTNINFLIDLASHPEFQLANVHTGFIDEHFDTLFPPIVISPQQVSQAALALVFNELQAAFSNGNKGQDPFAATPNARLNYSLIRTYSLKANEKVYSVAVKFDGEDVQIQVDGGDWQAIKAERVDDGGRLKIRANIDSNITTYNANIDGPSVCLFLESGKLDFELVQPKFLSAQFDQSGQGGSRVVAPMPGVLEKVLVKPGDQVKKGDSLAVLIAMKMEHILKAPKDATIKSIGGAEGDNVAKGAAVITFVDEEVAK, encoded by the exons ATGTATGCGAGACTACTGCCCAACTTGGGCACCAGTGCCAG GTGCTTCGCCACAGCAGCCAATCCAAAGGTGCGGCCCATCAACAAGATCCTGATATCGAATCGTGGAGAGATCGCCTGCCGGGTGATCCGGACCGCAAGGAAGCTGGGAGTTCGGACGGTAGCGGTGTTCTCTGATCCCGACGAGAAGAGCCTGCACACGCAGCTGGCGGACGAGGCTTACCGCGTCGGAGAGGCCGCGTCCTCGGCTTCATATCTCCGGGGATCACACATCCTTGACATAGCAAAGCGATCGGGTGCCCAGGCCATTCACCCAGGCTACGGCTTCCTCTCCGAATCCGTGGAATTTGCCGAGCTTTGCCAGCGCGAGGGCGTCATCTTCATGGGTCCGCCCAGCTCCGCCATCCGCGACATGGGCATCAAGAGCACCAGCAAGGCCATAATGGCCGCTGCCGGAGTGCCCATCATAAATGGCTACCATGGCGAGGATCAGTCGGATGAGTGCCTGCAGCGGGAGGCCCAGGTCATTGGCTTTCCCCTGATGATCAAGGCCGTGCGTGGCGGCGGAGGCAAAGGCATGAGGATTGCCGAGAAGGAGGAGGACTTCCTTACCGCTCTTAACTCAGCGCGCAACGAGTCGCAGAAATCTTTTGGCGACAGCTCTGTGCTGCTGGAGCGCTACGTCCGCTCGCCCCGCCACGTGGAGGTTCAGGTCTTTGCGGATCAGTACGGCGATGCTGTCTACTTGTGGGAGCGCGATTGCTCCGTGCAGCGACGTCACCAGAAGATCATTGAGGAGGCTCCAGCT CCGGGTTTGTCCGAGGAACTGCGTCGTGAACTGGGCGAGGCCGCGGTGCGAGCTGCCAAGGCTGTGGGTTACGTTGGAGCTGGCACAGTGGAGTTCATTCTAGACAAAGAGGACCTCTCCTTCCACTTCATGGAGATGAACACCCGCCTGCAGGTGGAGCATCCGATTTCGGAAATGATCACGGGCACCGACTTGGTTGAGTGGCAGATTCGTATTGCCGCCGGCGAGCCTTTGCCGCTGAAGCAGTCTGAGATTACCCGTCGAGGCCACGCCTTCGAGGCCCGCATCTATGCTGAAAATCCGCGCGGTGGCTTCTTGCCCGGAGCAGGACCTCTGCGATATTTGTCCACTCCTCAGCCATCCGCCGATGTGCGTGTGGAGACAGGTGTCCGCGAAGGAGATGAGGTGTCTGTGCACTACGACCCCATGATTGCCAAGCTTGTCGTTTGGGGCGAAAACCGCACACAGGCGCTGAACTCCTTGGTTGCTCGTCTAGGAGAGTATCAT ATCTCTGGTCTGGACACCAACATCAACTTCCTTATCGATCTAGCCTCGCATCCGGAGTTCCAGCTGGCCAACGTGCACACCGGCTTTATCGATGAACACTTTGATACGCTCTTCCCGCCAATTGTTATTAGTCCGCAGCAAGTAAGCCAAGCTGCGTTGGCGCTGGTCTTTAACGAGTTGCAGGCAGCTTTTAGCAACGGCAACAAAGGGCAGGATCCTTTTGCCGCCACGCCCAACGCTCGCCTTAACTACTCTTTAATCCGCACCTATAGCCTGAAAGCTAATGAGAAAG TTTACTCTGTGGCTGTCAAGTTCGACGGCGAAGATGTGCAAATCCAGGTGGATGGTGGCGACTGGCAGGCGATCAAGGCCGAAAGAGTTGATGATGGCGGTCGTCTGAAGATCCGCGCCAACATCGATAGCAACATCACCACCTATAACGCCAATATTGATGGTCCCAGTGTCTGTTTGTTTTTGGAA AGTGGCAAGCTTGACTTTGAGCTGGTGCAGCCAAAGTTCTTGAGTGCTCAGTTCGATCAATCAGGACAAGGTGGCTCTCGCGTGGTGGCACCCATGCCAGGTGTTTTGGAAAAGGTTCTGGTGAAACCAGGAGACCAGGTCAAAAAGGGTGACAGCTTGGCCGTGCTGATTG CTATGAAAATGGAGCACATCCTAAAAGCACCCAAGGATGCCACTATTAAGTCGATCGGAGGAGCCGAGGGCGACAACGTGGCCAAGGGAGCGGCTGTGATTACGTTCGTCGACGAGGAGGTGGCCAAGTAA
- the LOC119545668 gene encoding bromodomain adjacent to zinc finger domain protein 1A, translated as MPICKRDGFDLNQKEGKNETFHDNDQVFCCYITKRIFRDYENYFRHVMVINSTVWQCEATGKENLTFEEAVKSERAARKKMEQFKHSLRAPVLLVVEHARQSAVNTLNIMVAKFLRKRYFIGEEVSVQTKKNAVYTVVGIKLDKNMPEPGNGIYEDTDSLVYRLRPNKGDASAEIELPFKQLRRSRMEFNIENLNMFIKSNVSRVDGLLRPKPEAYKQYVTDPGVSFSTIFIGKMPRYSPAKIKKPDAKDAKKQSTLNKYIVADEATAAKSKAKAKSDAKSLAEEMERVKREKEAKLVEQEREKAEKKAQLMERVENECNLLLQKTDDLERNDQKVLPRYKKIVTLLPERLLGDAFMMREFMHTYTGLLSGIEVFRQNLSFYEMTRALSAREVAGPLSDILLVLLGTVFDLQKEEEEECAVTYHERAAQTHEPYWSMVKAAKSHQYAKRHFSFKVNELPLDALTLSEVLRLHLLGSGAIINEKAERWRVMYRNGYSSKEDPGLELRLQQPHILRLLKNHSVYQLKFRDIILLIRCLMSQILTYSGTINLIEERMEQTAKAKQDLKALVVGENKRLAAVEINRKKLTHTHHLEVGAAEPEKREAMVEKLNKSIAELHAQSDNQHRKHEQQVLKLHTQLFNFLVYLGMDRCYRKYYVLESMPGIFVEHSPDSMDTCLEQPPANKSQLEIRQQATLPRSRKDLRLYLLKLYGEDDKKSRKKVKQSLENKENQEHRLNGSAEPMEVETDSPEAPSQFELMMCSGDKRNCIVHDPRNGQRQRWSYIYKPEEIEELIKTLNPNGLREFELLQELTVLRSLIEQHVKTCPVELLTLENEAMRKKFIATMESETHRKYKEANFGLPNGTDLNEVMRLHLVDRIIQFENDIYTGDLGRLKVKDMEKWRNDLLLGKYDPQCKLQWGPGGKLEDEAGSDNESHDTHEEDDVALLGKYARKPYRDPGMYLAASEDTEAPPDSDDEEGQVTNAVSIPIAVHNMASALLQVEQAIGKRFLKEPFGMKKWDPKQESLRLACESRLNQWEVSLMESTSFAQVFLHFNILHDCIQWRRSTNKSLCKVCRRGSDPEKMLLCDECNAGTHMFCLKPKLRSVPQGNWYCNDCVKSLGLNEKDKKQAEKKKRKFIVEEEEEQEDDDMSDEEDEEQDEEVADDRSVASTHSSTRVYGRTLRGSRTRPTGKRLTSKEIEEAAQEEIESEEVNEFDSMTPDDDTDEESDDEKVCQKCFYDGGEIRCAQCKLFFHLECVHLKRLPRTDYMCKTCKPVQHRPRRRHSNMNGDGDHDEDEPKAKRSRNSVRLSIDKSARQSNGNNNNNNNSSTNNNNHRRSGRRTNENLPLNSAALYDLLEQIMKHKAAWPFLRPVLTSEVPDYHQIIKAPMDLAKIKSKLNMGSYQLNEELLSDIQLVFRNCDLYNVEGNEIYDAGCQLERFVIDRCRDMQLPFRPSDMNGEVVAC; from the exons ATGCCCATCTGCAAGCGGGATGGATTCGACCTGAATCAGAAGGAGGGCAAAAACGAAACATTCCACGACAACGACCAGGTCTTCTGCTGCTACATCACCAAGCGCATTTTCCGCGACTATGA AAACTACTTCCGGCACGTGATGGTGATCAACTCGACGGTGTGGCAGTGCGAGGCCACCGGCAAGGAAAACCTCACCTTCGAGGAGGCGGTGAAGAGTGAGCGAGCGGCGCGCAAGAAGATGGAGCAGTTCAAACATAGCCTCCGGGCACCCGTCCTCCTGGTGGTGGAGCACGCTCGCCAGTCGGCGGTCAACACCCTGAACATTATGGTGGCCAAATTCCTGCGCAAGCGCTACTTCATCGGCGAGGAGGTGTCGGTGCAGACCAAGAAGAACGCCGTGTACACGGTGGTGGGCATCAAGTTGGACAAGAACATGCCCGAGCCGGGCAATGGCATCTACGAGGACACGGACAGCCTGGTCTACAGACTGCGGCCCAACAAGGGTGACGCCAGTGCGGAAATTGAGCTGCCCTTCAAGCAACTGCGTCGTTCGCGCATGGAGTTCAACATCGAGAACCTGAACATGTTCATCAAGAGCAATGTGTCGCGCGTTGATGGACTCCTGCGACCAAAGCCAGAGGCCTACAAGCAGTACGTGACGGATCCCGGCGTGAGCTTCTCCACCATCTTCATCGGCAAGATGCCGCGCTACTCGCCCGCCAAGATCAAGAAGCCCGACGCCAAGGACGCCAAGAAGCAGTCCACCCTCAACAAGTACATTGTTGCCGACGAGGCAACGGCTGCCAAGTCCAAGGCGAAGGCCAAGTCCGATGCCAAATCGCTGGCCGAGGAAATGGAGCGAGTGAAGCGGGAAAAGGAGGCCAAGCTGGTAGAACAGGAGAGGGAGAAGGCCGAAAAGAAGGCTCAGCTGATGGAGCGCGTTGAAAACGAATGCAATTTGCTGCTCCAAAAGACAGACGATCTGGAGCGAAACGATCAGAAGGTGCTGCCCCGCTATAAAAAGATTGTCACTCTGCTGCCCGAGCGCCTGCTGGGCGACGCCTTCATGATGCGCGAGTTCATGCACACTTACACAGGTCTGCTGTCCGGCATCGAGGTGTTCCGCCAGAATCTCAGTTTCTACGAGATGACACGAGCGCTAAGTGCCCGTGAGGTGGCGGGACCTCTGTCGGACATCCTCCTCGTACTGCTCGGCACTGTCTTCGATCTGCAGAaggaggaagaggaggagTGTGCAGTGACCTACCACGAACGGGCGGCCCAAACACATGAGCCCTACTGGAGTATGGTGAAGGCCGCCAAAAGTCATCAATACGCCAAGAGGCATTTTTCCTTCAAG GTGAACGAACTCCCGCTGGACGCACTGACCCTCAGTGAAGTGCTACGCCTGCATCTTCTTGGGTCCGGAGCTATCATAAATGAAAAGGCGGAGCGGTGGAGAGTTATGTACCGCAACGGCTACTCGTCGAAGGAAGATCCTGGCCTGGAACTTCGCCTGCAGCAACCACACATTCTCCGCCTTTTGAAAAACCATTCCGTGTATCAGCTGAAGTTCAGGGATATAATACTCTTGATCCGCTGCCTGATGTCCCAGATTCTGACCTACTCGGGCACTATTAATCTTATTGAGGAGCGCATGGAGCAGACGGCGAAGGCCAAGCAGGATCTGAAGGCTCTGGTAGTCGGTGAAAATAAGCGACTGGCCGCCGTGGAGATCAACAGAAAGAAACTCACCCACACGCACCACCTTGAGGTTGGTGCCGCTGAGCCAGAGAAAAGGGAAGCTATGGTCGAGAAGTTAAACAAGAGCATCGCGGAGCTGCACGCCCAGTCAGATAACCAGCATCGCAAGCACGAACAGCAGGTGCTTAAGCTGCACACACAACTGTTCAATTTCTTGGTGTACCTTGGAATGGACAGATGCTACAGAAAGTACTATGTACTGGAGTCTATGCCGGGGATCTTTGTCGAGCATTCGCCGGACAGCATGGACACTTGCTTGGAGCAACCGCCAGCGAACAAGTCGCAACTGGAAATTCGTCAGCAGGCCACGTTGCCCAGAAGTCGCAAGGACTTGAGGCTATATCTTCTCAAGCTCTATGGTGAAGATGATAAGAAGAGCAGGAAGAAGGTCAAGCAATCGCTGGAAAACAAGGAGAACCAAGAGCATCGTCTTAACGGCAGTGCCGAGCCCATGGAAGTGGAAACGGATTCGCCGGAGGCTCCCTCTCAGTTTGAGCTGATGATGTGCAGTGGTGACAAGAGAAACTGCATTGTGCACGATCCTAGAAACGGGCAAAGACAGCGTTGGTCCTACATCTACAAACCCGAGGAGATCGAGGAGCTAATTAAGACACTGAATCCCAATGGTCTTCGCGAGTTCGAGCTACTCCAAGAGCTTACCGTTCTGCGATCCCTAATCGAACAGCATGTAAAGACATGCCCAGTGGAGCTCCTCACTCTGGAAAACGAGGCAATGCGGAAGAAGTTCATTGCGACGATGGAATCTGAAACTCACCGCAAATATAAAGAGGCAAACTTTGGATTGCCGAATGGCACTGATTTGAACGAGGTGATGCGCCTGCACCTAGTGGATCGGATTATTCAGTTTGAAAATGATATTTACACGGGCGATCTTGGCCGCCTGAAGGTCAAGGATATGGAAAAGTGGCGAAACGATTTGCTCTTAGGTAAATACGACCCACAGTGCAAGTTGCAGTGGGGCCCAGGCGGCAAACTAGAAGATGAGGCTGGTTCCGACAACGAATCCCACGACACTCACGAGGAGGATGATGTCGCTCTGTTAGGGAAATATGCCAGGAAGCCATATCGCGATCCTGGCATGTATTTGGCAGCATCTGAGGACACAGAGGCCCCACCAGACAGCGACGATGAGGAGGGGCAGGTTACTAACGCCGTTTCCATTCCAATTGCGGTGCACAACATGGCATCGGCTCTTCTCCAAGTGGAGCAGGCTATTGGAAAGCGATTCCTCAAGGAACCCTTCGGCATGAAGAAGTGGGACCCCAAACAGGAGTCTTTACGACTCGCTTGCGAATCGCGTCTGAACCAGTGGGAGGTATCGCTAATGGAGAGCACCAGCTTTGCCCAGGTGTTTCTGCACTTCAACATCCTGCACGACTGCATCCAGTGGAGGAGGTCTACCAACAAGTCCTTGTGCAAAGTCTGCCGGCGTGGCAGCGATCCCGAGAAGATGCTGCTGTGCGACGAGTGCAACGCTGGCACTCACATGTTCTGTTTGAAGCCCAAGCTCAGGTCAGTCCCTCAGGGCAACTGGTATTGCAATGATTGCGTGAAGAGTCTGGGTCTCAACGAGAAGGATAAAAAACAGGCGGAAAAGAAAAAGCGCAAGTTTATTGtagaagaggaggaggagcaagAGGATGACGATATGTCAGATGAGGAGGACGAAGAGCAGGATGAGGAAGTTGCGGACGACAGAAGCGTGGCTTCCACTCACTCGTCTACGAGGGTCTACGGGCGAACTCTGAGGGGATCCCGCACACGACCCACGGGCAAGCGACTCACATCGAAAGAGATTGAAGAGGCCGCTCAGGAAGAGATCGAAAGCGAGGAAGTCAACGAATTCGATTCCATGACACCCGATGATGATACGGACGAAGAGTC CGATGACGAGAAAGTGTGTCAGAAGTGTTTCTACGACGGCGGAGAAATAAGATGCGCGCAATGCAAATTGTTCTTCCATTTGGAGTGCGTCCATCTCAAACGTCTGCCGCGTACAGATTACATGTGCAAGACGTGCAAGCCGGTGCAACATCGACCCAGGCGCCGGCACAGTAACA TGAATGGTGACGGTGACCACGATGAGGATGAGCCAAAAGCCAAGCGCTCCCGCAACTCTGTGCGCCTGTCAATCGACAAGTCCGCCCGCCAGagcaacggcaacaacaataataacaacaacagcagcaccaataacaacaaccaccGGAGGAGCGGTCGCCGGACGAACGAGAACCTGCCATTGAACAGTGCCGCCTTATACGATCTGCTGGAGCAGATCATGAAGCACAAGGCCGCGTGGCCGTTCCTGCGCCCAGTGCTGACATCGGAGGTCCCCGACTACCACCAGATCATCAAGGCGCCCATGGATCTGGCCAAGATTAAGTCCAAGCTGAACATGGGCTCCTACCAGCTGAACGAGGAGCTGCTCAGCGACATTCAGTTGGTGTTTAGGAACTGCGATTTGTACAACGTGGAAGGCAACGAGATATACGA CGCTGGCTGTCAACTAGAACGATTCGTAATCGATCGCTGCAGGGACATGCAGCTGCCATTCAGGCCGAGCGATATGAACGGGGAAGTCGTAGCCTGCTGA